One genomic window of Hymenobacter sp. J193 includes the following:
- the hutH gene encoding histidine ammonia-lyase: MSTHSISPTQFLTLADLGRILTEKSPVTLSADAQERIQACHRYLHDRLEQSDAPVYGINTGFGALCNTSIAPAEREQLQVNLMMSHACGTGETVPLELVKLMLLLKARSLSYGHSGVQLSTVQRLLDFYNRDILPVVYQQGSLGASGDLAPLAHLCLPLLGLGQVQYQGYNLAVTDVLHLFSWQPLRLEAKEGLALLNGTQFMLAYGVHCTLRAQRLSRAADVIGALSLEAFDGRPEPFDERLHQIRPHAGQLAAAAHLRELLAGSDLQNQPKTAVQDPYSFRCLPQVHGASRDALTYVAQVMETEVNAVTDNPNIFPEDDAILSGGNFHGQPLALALDFMAIAVAELGSISERRTYQLVSGQRGLPPFLVAEPGLNSGFMIPQYTAAGIVSQSKQLCTPASVDSIVSSNGQEDHVSMGANAATKALRVVQNTEQVLGIELMNAVQALEFRRPARTSPQLEQVVADFRQRVSFVSQDRILYPDMHAAAAFVRTYEWP; the protein is encoded by the coding sequence ATGTCCACCCATTCCATTTCGCCCACCCAGTTTCTCACCCTGGCCGACCTTGGTCGTATTCTAACGGAGAAAAGCCCCGTCACGCTCAGCGCCGACGCCCAGGAGCGCATACAAGCTTGCCACCGCTACCTCCACGACCGACTGGAGCAGTCCGACGCCCCCGTGTATGGCATCAATACCGGGTTTGGGGCACTGTGCAACACCAGCATTGCCCCGGCCGAGCGCGAGCAGCTGCAAGTGAACCTGATGATGTCGCACGCCTGCGGAACCGGCGAAACCGTGCCGCTGGAGCTGGTGAAGCTGATGCTCCTGCTAAAGGCCCGCAGCCTGAGCTACGGCCACAGCGGGGTGCAGCTAAGCACGGTGCAGCGTCTGCTCGACTTCTACAACCGCGACATTCTGCCCGTGGTCTACCAGCAAGGCTCCCTCGGGGCCAGCGGCGACCTGGCCCCGCTGGCGCACCTGTGTTTGCCGCTGCTGGGCCTGGGCCAGGTGCAGTACCAGGGCTACAACCTGGCCGTTACGGATGTGCTGCACCTGTTCAGCTGGCAGCCCCTGCGCCTCGAAGCCAAGGAAGGCCTTGCCCTGCTGAACGGCACCCAGTTTATGCTGGCCTACGGCGTGCACTGCACCCTGCGCGCCCAGCGCCTCAGCCGCGCAGCCGACGTGATTGGGGCGCTTTCCCTGGAAGCCTTTGATGGCCGCCCTGAGCCATTCGATGAGCGCCTACACCAAATCCGGCCGCACGCCGGGCAGCTGGCCGCGGCCGCCCACCTGCGCGAACTGCTGGCCGGCAGTGATTTGCAGAATCAGCCCAAAACAGCCGTGCAGGACCCTTACTCCTTCCGCTGCCTGCCTCAGGTGCACGGTGCCTCCCGCGACGCGTTAACCTACGTGGCTCAGGTGATGGAAACAGAAGTAAATGCCGTGACGGACAACCCCAATATCTTTCCCGAGGACGACGCTATTCTGTCGGGCGGCAACTTCCACGGGCAGCCGCTGGCGCTGGCCTTGGACTTCATGGCTATTGCGGTGGCCGAGCTGGGCTCGATTTCGGAGCGGCGCACGTATCAGCTAGTTTCGGGGCAGCGCGGGCTGCCGCCGTTTCTGGTAGCCGAGCCGGGGCTCAACTCCGGTTTCATGATTCCGCAATACACGGCCGCCGGCATCGTGAGCCAGAGCAAACAGCTGTGCACGCCCGCGTCGGTGGACAGCATTGTGAGCAGCAACGGCCAGGAAGACCACGTGAGCATGGGTGCCAACGCCGCTACCAAAGCCCTGCGCGTGGTGCAGAACACCGAGCAGGTGCTGGGTATCGAGTTGATGAACGCCGTGCAGGCCCTGGAATTCCGCCGCCCGGCCCGCACCTCTCCCCAACTGGAACAGGTAGTAGCCGATTTCCGCCAGCGTGTGTCGTTCGTAAGCCAGGACCGAATTCTCTACCCCGATATGCACGCCGCCGCCGCCTTCGTGCGCACCTACGAGTGGCCGTAG
- a CDS encoding tetratricopeptide repeat protein: MPNLLRLFPLVLLVSALLPGCTLPRMLKVAGEGQQVAVRPAVLETNGENVLFEVQARVPAKHLKKGYAYGLNLRYHYDNGLREDTVGRISFASGDYVYDEEKKDQLVATKQFNIPFVPRKNPGQLMATPEARQLKPNGKRKAGKPFLVARGIVTTSRLVVRPDSLIPYLPEPPANLAGGGTRVLPFFFDTGESKIRNYLGTNVAALEEFIEANQKTELVMVVAANSPEPLETKNPRLAEQRTQALVKYFKNRIDVSSYLNSVSTVRFETKAYRNRWDLFMQKVQESALQPAQVDSIITILNESKGTFAEREEQLHRLSYFDYLEQYIYPVMRFGTVAVQYSAPQRYESEIYLLSKKIVDKQMEADALTPEELRYSATLTPLLAEKQRIYETAIATTGRWEAYHNLGVVLAARADKEVSLRVKRAYQRRAATNFILAAHRNPTALTFYRAATAYHRAGDKLEALQSYDYAIKLGGPRSILNQVFADKAALEIEIGQPEDALRSISFSDKSYQNTMNRALVYLLKDNPAGAATIYQEALTIKPNDPLAYYCLAIIAARQQDAAMMGLHLRRAVQLDRSFAQRAVEDLEFREFAGNKAFVEALK; this comes from the coding sequence ATGCCCAACCTATTGCGTCTTTTCCCTCTGGTACTGCTGGTCAGCGCGTTGCTGCCGGGTTGTACGCTGCCGCGTATGCTAAAGGTTGCGGGCGAAGGCCAGCAAGTGGCCGTACGGCCCGCCGTGCTGGAAACTAATGGCGAAAACGTGCTCTTTGAAGTGCAGGCCCGCGTGCCGGCCAAACACCTGAAAAAGGGCTACGCCTACGGCCTCAACCTGCGCTATCACTACGACAATGGCCTGCGCGAAGACACGGTGGGCCGCATCAGCTTTGCCTCCGGCGACTACGTGTACGACGAGGAAAAGAAAGACCAGCTTGTCGCCACCAAGCAATTCAACATCCCGTTTGTGCCGCGCAAAAACCCGGGGCAACTGATGGCCACACCCGAAGCGCGGCAGCTCAAGCCCAACGGCAAGCGCAAAGCGGGCAAGCCCTTTCTCGTTGCCCGCGGCATCGTGACGACCAGCCGCTTGGTGGTGCGCCCGGATTCGCTGATTCCGTATTTGCCGGAACCGCCCGCCAACCTGGCCGGTGGCGGCACCCGCGTGCTGCCCTTCTTCTTTGACACCGGCGAAAGCAAAATTCGCAACTACCTGGGCACCAACGTAGCGGCCTTGGAGGAGTTCATTGAAGCCAACCAGAAAACCGAGCTGGTAATGGTGGTAGCCGCCAACTCGCCCGAGCCCCTGGAAACCAAAAACCCGCGCCTGGCCGAGCAGCGCACCCAGGCGCTGGTAAAATACTTCAAGAACCGTATCGACGTCAGCTCTTACCTGAACTCGGTCAGCACCGTGCGCTTCGAGACGAAAGCCTACCGCAACCGTTGGGACCTGTTTATGCAGAAAGTGCAGGAGTCGGCGCTGCAGCCCGCGCAGGTCGATTCGATTATTACTATTCTGAACGAGTCGAAGGGCACGTTTGCCGAGCGGGAGGAGCAGCTGCACCGGCTTTCCTACTTCGATTACCTGGAGCAGTACATCTACCCGGTGATGCGCTTCGGTACGGTGGCCGTGCAATACTCGGCGCCCCAGCGCTACGAGTCGGAAATCTACCTGCTCTCCAAGAAGATTGTGGACAAGCAGATGGAAGCCGATGCCCTCACGCCCGAGGAGCTGCGCTACTCGGCCACGCTCACGCCCCTGCTGGCCGAAAAGCAGCGCATCTACGAAACCGCTATTGCCACCACCGGCCGCTGGGAAGCCTACCACAACCTGGGCGTGGTGCTGGCTGCCCGCGCCGACAAGGAAGTGAGCCTGCGGGTGAAGCGCGCCTACCAGCGCCGGGCCGCCACCAACTTTATCCTGGCCGCGCACCGCAACCCCACGGCCCTCACGTTCTACCGGGCCGCTACGGCCTACCACCGCGCCGGCGACAAACTGGAGGCCCTGCAGAGCTACGACTACGCCATTAAGCTCGGTGGCCCTCGTTCCATTCTCAACCAGGTGTTTGCCGATAAGGCCGCACTGGAAATTGAAATCGGGCAGCCCGAAGACGCCCTGCGCAGCATCAGCTTCAGCGACAAATCCTACCAGAACACCATGAACCGGGCCTTGGTGTACCTGCTCAAGGACAACCCCGCCGGGGCCGCCACCATCTACCAGGAGGCCCTGACCATCAAGCCCAACGACCCGCTGGCCTACTACTGCCTGGCCATCATTGCTGCCCGCCAGCAGGACGCCGCTATGATGGGCCTGCACCTGCGCCGCGCCGTGCAGCTGGACCGCAGCTTCGCCCAGCGCGCCGTGGAGGACCTGGAGTTCCGGGAGTTTGCGGGGAATAAGGCGTTTGTGGAGGCGCTGAAGTAG
- a CDS encoding glycosyltransferase family 2 protein has product MASSPLPPAGPCADVAVVILNWNGRHWLQQFLPAVVEHADGATIVVADNASTDDSVAWLQQHFPAVRLLQHAENLGFCEGYNHALRQLDFRYYVLLNSDVQVTPGWLLPLRELLERDATIAACQPKIRAFNQPEAFEYAGAGGGYLDQLGYPFCRGRLFDTLETDHGQYDDSRPVAWATGACMLVRASAWHALGGLEPAFFAHMEEIDLCWRLQNAGYGVWYCGQSTVFHVGGGTLPKSNPRKTYLNFRNGLALVYKNAAPAELFGTVAARVLLDWVAAARFLTQGAWADAQAIGRAHWHVWQQRAYWRQRRQLGRPHLRVAERAGTYAGSLVWAYFGRGVRTFRDLQIPDGAALSAHGPAHVHPERQRKVEHNG; this is encoded by the coding sequence TTGGCCTCTAGCCCCCTCCCGCCCGCCGGACCCTGCGCCGACGTGGCGGTAGTTATTCTGAACTGGAACGGCCGCCACTGGCTACAGCAGTTTCTGCCCGCCGTGGTAGAGCACGCCGATGGCGCCACCATCGTGGTAGCCGACAATGCCTCCACGGATGACTCCGTAGCCTGGCTGCAACAGCATTTCCCGGCCGTACGCCTGCTGCAGCACGCCGAAAATCTGGGCTTTTGCGAAGGTTATAACCACGCCCTGCGCCAGCTCGATTTTCGCTACTACGTGCTGCTGAACTCCGACGTGCAGGTGACGCCCGGCTGGCTGCTACCGCTACGGGAGCTGCTGGAGCGCGACGCCACCATTGCGGCCTGCCAGCCCAAAATCCGTGCATTCAATCAGCCCGAAGCGTTTGAGTACGCCGGGGCCGGCGGCGGCTACCTCGACCAGCTGGGCTACCCCTTCTGCCGGGGGCGCCTCTTCGATACCCTCGAAACCGACCACGGCCAGTACGACGACTCCCGGCCGGTGGCCTGGGCTACGGGCGCCTGTATGCTGGTGCGGGCCTCGGCCTGGCACGCGCTGGGTGGGCTGGAGCCGGCATTTTTTGCTCACATGGAGGAAATAGACTTGTGCTGGCGCCTCCAGAACGCGGGCTACGGCGTGTGGTACTGCGGGCAAAGCACGGTATTCCACGTGGGCGGCGGCACGCTGCCGAAATCCAACCCGCGCAAAACCTACCTCAACTTTCGCAACGGGCTGGCGCTGGTATACAAAAATGCCGCCCCGGCCGAGCTGTTCGGCACGGTGGCGGCGCGGGTGTTGCTGGACTGGGTGGCGGCGGCGCGGTTTCTCACGCAGGGAGCCTGGGCCGATGCGCAGGCTATTGGGCGGGCCCACTGGCACGTGTGGCAGCAGCGCGCCTACTGGCGGCAGCGGCGGCAGCTGGGCCGGCCGCACCTGCGGGTAGCGGAACGGGCCGGTACGTATGCGGGCAGTCTGGTGTGGGCGTACTTTGGGCGAGGCGTGCGGACGTTTCGGGACTTACAAATCCCAGACGGTGCTGCGCTGTCGGCGCATGGCCCGGCGCACGTTCATCCAGAACGCCAGCGCAAAGTAGAGCACAATGGGTGA
- a CDS encoding PspC domain-containing protein codes for MKRLTDFIEKQSFGVCNTLGQRLGFSTSSVRLSFVYASFFTFGSPIVLYFALAFWMNVRRAMRRQRSTVWDL; via the coding sequence ATGAAACGACTAACCGACTTTATCGAGAAACAGAGCTTTGGTGTGTGTAACACGCTGGGCCAGCGCCTGGGCTTTTCGACCAGCAGCGTGCGGCTCTCGTTCGTGTACGCTTCCTTTTTCACGTTCGGCTCACCCATTGTGCTCTACTTTGCGCTGGCGTTCTGGATGAACGTGCGCCGGGCCATGCGCCGACAGCGCAGCACCGTCTGGGATTTGTAA
- a CDS encoding gliding motility-associated C-terminal domain-containing protein, translated as MKLRAFLLLIFTLGLALSQAQAQCRDTPGSGACFRVFDEATRQEVTALCAGQRIRLRDCSGRPLDPKKTYYQFGSTTLCSGFADTTTTRTVPATPGLLVISQNTNSSAGTGIIFSRQLTVYATPAPSFSVTSCAPGRVQVAITDRTYDRFTVQIGSGPAQAVAAGTTASYAVPAGATTVRVRGSYAAAGLCSAEASQPLPTLPAPIAPQLLSLTTQNNGLQFTFGGLQVQYQYVLETADATQPGGYRRVAEVPGSSSTYTLTSPTTGCFRLRLTDACESVGARYVSAEGCAVQLTAAAAPGRNELRWTIGNSPVSFEVSRDGQVVARLAGSARSYTDASVVCGSEYAYRITAVNSPVTATSSEIRVRAVTGPPPPTPTLTASFDLRNRVVLTAEPAPAGSQATFSREQDNATVVLGTTQGTLRDSALTISPELPPCYTARLQDGCGQTSGPSAAACPVILTAREQETAGQSAVALQWTPLDAGRTTARYRLLLLAADGQVLRAQPVNGLETLDLTPPADRQVLRYRLEATTGSGTVSYSNLVTLVRPLRLVLPTAFTPNGDGLNDVLEVKGRFLTNYVLILRDRNGREVFRSTSRRETWDGRVNGAAPVPGVYVFRFEATDETGRVIVQNGSVTLLR; from the coding sequence TTGAAGCTGCGGGCCTTTTTGCTGTTGATTTTTACGCTTGGTCTGGCCCTGTCGCAGGCTCAGGCGCAGTGCCGGGATACGCCTGGTTCCGGGGCCTGCTTTCGGGTGTTTGACGAGGCCACGCGCCAGGAAGTCACGGCCCTGTGTGCCGGCCAGCGCATCCGCCTGCGCGACTGTAGCGGCCGGCCGCTGGACCCTAAGAAGACTTATTATCAGTTTGGATCTACTACGCTGTGCAGTGGCTTTGCGGATACCACCACCACGCGCACGGTGCCGGCCACGCCGGGTTTGCTGGTCATTTCTCAGAACACCAATTCCAGCGCGGGCACTGGCATCATCTTCTCCCGGCAGCTCACGGTGTACGCCACGCCCGCGCCCTCCTTCAGCGTAACATCCTGCGCCCCCGGCCGCGTGCAGGTGGCCATTACGGACCGAACCTACGACCGGTTCACGGTGCAGATCGGCAGTGGGCCAGCCCAGGCCGTGGCGGCCGGCACCACGGCCAGCTACGCGGTACCGGCCGGGGCCACTACCGTGCGGGTTCGCGGCAGCTACGCCGCTGCGGGGCTGTGCAGTGCCGAGGCTTCGCAGCCTCTGCCCACGTTGCCCGCGCCCATAGCCCCGCAGCTCCTCAGCCTCACGACACAGAATAACGGCCTGCAATTCACCTTCGGCGGCTTACAGGTCCAATACCAGTACGTGCTGGAAACCGCCGATGCAACCCAGCCCGGCGGCTACCGGCGCGTGGCCGAAGTACCTGGCAGCAGCTCCACGTACACCTTAACTTCTCCTACCACCGGTTGCTTCCGGCTGCGGCTCACCGACGCCTGCGAGTCAGTAGGCGCGCGGTACGTGTCGGCGGAGGGCTGCGCGGTACAGCTTACGGCCGCGGCTGCGCCGGGCCGCAACGAGCTGCGCTGGACCATTGGCAACTCCCCCGTCAGCTTCGAGGTAAGCCGCGACGGACAGGTAGTAGCGCGCCTGGCGGGGTCAGCCCGCTCCTATACCGATGCCAGTGTGGTGTGCGGCTCGGAGTACGCCTACCGCATAACGGCCGTCAACAGCCCGGTCACGGCTACCTCCAGCGAAATTAGGGTACGCGCTGTGACCGGGCCGCCCCCACCAACGCCCACCCTCACGGCCAGCTTCGACCTGCGCAACCGCGTGGTGCTGACGGCCGAACCCGCGCCCGCCGGCAGTCAGGCCACGTTCAGCCGGGAGCAGGATAACGCCACGGTGGTACTTGGCACAACTCAGGGCACACTGCGGGACTCCGCACTGACAATTTCGCCGGAGCTGCCACCCTGCTACACGGCCCGGCTGCAGGATGGCTGTGGGCAGACCTCAGGCCCGAGTGCTGCGGCCTGTCCGGTTATCCTCACGGCCCGGGAGCAGGAAACGGCCGGGCAAAGCGCAGTAGCCCTGCAGTGGACGCCCCTGGACGCTGGCCGCACGACGGCGCGCTACCGCCTGCTGCTGCTGGCTGCCGATGGGCAGGTGCTGCGCGCCCAGCCCGTAAACGGCCTCGAAACCCTGGATCTGACCCCACCCGCCGACCGGCAGGTGCTGCGCTACCGATTGGAGGCCACAACTGGCTCGGGGACCGTGAGCTACTCCAACCTCGTCACGCTGGTGCGGCCGCTGCGGCTGGTGCTGCCTACGGCCTTCACCCCAAACGGCGACGGGCTGAACGACGTGCTGGAAGTGAAAGGCCGGTTTCTGACCAACTACGTGCTGATTCTGCGCGACCGGAACGGGCGGGAAGTGTTTCGCAGCACCAGCCGCCGCGAGACCTGGGATGGGCGCGTGAACGGGGCCGCCCCGGTGCCCGGCGTGTACGTATTTCGGTTTGAGGCCACCGATGAGACCGGCCGCGTTATCGTGCAGAATGGCTCCGTGACGCTGCTGCGCTGA
- a CDS encoding YbaB/EbfC family nucleoid-associated protein has product MFDMMGMMGKVKELQEKMKQAQDELQFLTATAESGGGLVKATANGQRRLLKLDIDESLLSGPDRDMLADLVVAAVNKVMDDVANQAKEELKRKTSGLMPNIPGLDFGSLGL; this is encoded by the coding sequence ATGTTTGACATGATGGGCATGATGGGCAAAGTAAAGGAGCTTCAGGAAAAGATGAAGCAGGCCCAGGACGAGTTGCAATTCCTGACCGCCACGGCCGAATCGGGTGGCGGGCTGGTGAAAGCCACCGCCAACGGGCAACGCCGCCTGCTCAAGCTCGACATCGACGAAAGCCTGCTCTCCGGCCCCGACCGCGACATGCTGGCCGACCTGGTAGTGGCCGCCGTGAACAAGGTAATGGATGACGTGGCCAACCAGGCCAAGGAAGAGCTCAAGCGCAAAACCTCCGGCCTGATGCCCAACATTCCGGGCCTCGACTTCGGCAGCCTTGGCCTCTAG